A stretch of Eleutherodactylus coqui strain aEleCoq1 chromosome 9, aEleCoq1.hap1, whole genome shotgun sequence DNA encodes these proteins:
- the GPAA1 gene encoding glycosylphosphatidylinositol anchor attachment 1 protein: MGILSDPNRRQALSRVITRLNAPLCIISYLIGLGWFLGLAFQPFTLRSYISENSMGSTMVDEKFIYGERALSYAREFAAHRKSAGGSPVAWLERTMRGIGLEVYTQSFVRNLPFPDESTERYMVKGTNVYGILRAPRAASTESLVLSVPCSEGQNNNQAVGLLLSLASYFRGQIYWAKDIIFLVNEHDLIGMEAWLEGYHDVNVTDIKSSVMMGRAGAIQAAMSLEISSDVITSFDVVVEGLNGQLPNLDMVNLFLAFCQKNQLLCTIQGKLQRNDFDTFPGYLHNLHTMLLMVLKQGSGRPQGDHGLFLRYHIEAITLRGINSFRQYKYDMVTIGETIEGMFRKLNNLSERLHQSYFFYLLPSLSRFVSIGIYMPAIGFIILILILRALDLWIKLSRPETANEDGAAESEPEGRPGFLSLATPIVICHATGLSLYYLPVLSQEMATDHFPVSESEAVVLIAIAIYVAGLALPHNTHRVLTGVGSDQGWMTLKLISLLYLAVQLGCIAVINFSLGFILAITIVPVAAVVQPVGPKLFFAVLLVLVTPATTLLGSIFLYRELIEYPVTILECWQLFLQAVAGGMLDHYLYGSLLFPFISFFVYPCWLQLWNVVFWK; this comes from the exons ATGGGGATCCTTTCTGATCCGAATCGGCGGCAGGCGCTGTCACGTGTCATCACAAGGCTGAACGCCCCCCTCTG CATCATCAGCTATCTGATCGGCCTCGGCTGGTTCCTGGGCCTGGCGTTCCAGCCGTTCACGCTGCGCTCCTACATTTCAGAGAATTCCATGGGCTCCACCATGGTGGACGAGAAGTTCATCTATGGCGAGAGAGCGCTGTCCTACGCTCGAGAATTCGCCGCACACAGGAAGTCGGCCGG GGGATCTCCTGTCGCCTGGTTGGAGCGGACGATGCGAGGGATCGGGCTGGAAGTTTACACTCAGAGCTTTGTTAGGAATCTGCCGTTTCCGGATGAATCCACAGAACGTTAC ATGGTAAAAGGCACCAATGTGTACGGCATCCTGCGGGCCCCTCGGGCTGCCAGTACGGAGTCGCTGGTCCTCAGTGTCCCCTGCAGCGAGGGCCAGAACAATAACCAGGCCGTCGGGCTCCTTTTGTCTCTAGCTTCATACTTCCGAG GGCAGATCTACTGGGCGAAGGACATCATCTTCCTGGTGAACGAGCATGACCTGATCGGGATGGAGGCCTGGCTGGAGGGATACCACGATGTCAACGTGACGG ACATAAAGTCGTCGGTGATGATGGGGCGAGCTGGAGCCATCCAGGCCGCCATGTCCCTGGAGATTAGCAGCGATGTCATCACCAGTTTTGATGTAGTCGTTGAAGGGCTAAACGGGCAGCTGCCCAACCTGGATATGGTGAACTTGTTCCTAGCTTTCTGCCAGAAGAACCAGCTGCTCTGCACCATACAAGGCAAG CTGCAGCGCAATGACTTTGACACCTTCCCGGGATACCTCCACAACCTGCACACTATGCTGCTCATGGTTCTCAAGCAAGGGTCCGGCCGACCGCAGGGAGACCACGGCCTCTTTCTTCGCTACCACATCGAAGCCATTACCCTGCGTGGTATCAACAGCTTCCGGCAATACAAATACGACATGGTCACCATCGGAGA GACGATTGAAGGGATGTTCCGCAAACTGAATAACCTGTCAGAGCGTCTGCACCAGTCCTATTTCTTCTACCTGCTTCCCTCCCTCTCCAGATTTGTGTCCATCGGGATTTACATGCCGGCCATCGGTTTCATCATCCTCATTCTCATCCTCCGA GCTCTGGATCTGTGGATTAAGCTGAGCCGACCAGAAACAGCCAACGAGGACGGAGCGGCTGAGAGTGAGCCG GAGGGCCGTCCTGGGTTCCTATCACTAGCGACTCCCATCGTGATCTGCCACGCCACGGGGCTCAGCCTGTACTACCTTCCGGTGCTGAGCCAGGAGATGGCTACCGACCACTTTCCAGTCTCGGAGTCAGAAGCGGTCGTACTCATCGCCATCGCTATATATGTGGCGGGATTAGCACTGCCCCATAATACACACAG GGTGCTGACTGGGGTCGGATCAGACCAGGGCTGGATGACTCTGAAGCTGATCTCCCTCCTGTATCTTGCCGTTCAGCTGGGCTGTATCGCCGTCATCAACTTCTCCTTGGGGTTCATCCTGGCCATCACGATTGTGCCAGTGGCTGCCGTTGTCCAGCCTGTCGGTCCCAA GCTCTTCTTTGCGGTTCTGCTGGTCCTGGTCACACCGGCCACCACTCTTCTGGGGAGCATCTTCCTGTACCGAGAACTCATTGAGTATCCAGTGACTATTTTGGAATGCTGGCAGCTCTTCCTGCAGGCGGTCGCTGGAGGCATGCTGGACCACTACCTCTATGGATCGCTGCTCTTCCCCTTCATTTCCTTCTTTGTTTACCCATGCTGGCTGCAGCTCTGGAACGTCGTCTTCTGGAAGTAA